The following coding sequences are from one Arachis hypogaea cultivar Tifrunner chromosome 7, arahy.Tifrunner.gnm2.J5K5, whole genome shotgun sequence window:
- the LOC112703199 gene encoding protein FAR1-RELATED SEQUENCE 5 — protein MEYTGHSKEFCMEDESECFGEVVSSDADEFDVEQLDPSGQDDLSDYGDVFGLTAAEIENKVFRTEERAYEFYMRFGKCYGFGVRKGDYGKDDDGNVIRRRFFCNRAGLRDEKHYNRLDGKRCHKPETRTNCQAKLSIYLDKESSIWRVRKVILEHNHDLVARCMVHLIPKFRRVSGAAKDQLDGMQSYGLPTSKILGYMAGIAGGYSLLGFTKKDAYNYLDRTKRARIADGDANSAIVYLEGKASVDPMAMARYN, from the coding sequence ATGGAATACACGGGTCATAGCAAGGAATTTTGCATGGAGGATGAAAGCGAATGTTTTGGCGAAGTAGTCAGTTCAGATGCTGATGAGTTTGATGTTGAGCAATTGGATCCAAGTGGGCAGGATGACCTGTCGGATTATGGAGATGTATTTGGTCTTACTGCAGCTGAAATTGAGAACAAGGTTTTCAGAACCGAGGAGCGTGCTTATGAATTCTATATGAGGTTTGGGAAGTGCTATGGGTTTGGTGTACGCAAGGGAGACTATGGGAAGGATGATGACGGAAATGTAATTAGGAGGAGATTCTTTTGCAATAGAGCTGGGTTAAGGGATGAAAAGCACTATAATAGATTAGACGGAAAAAGATGTCATAAGCCTGAGACACGAACGAACTGCCAGGCTAAGTTGTCGATATATCTTGACAAAGAAAGTTCGATCTGGAGGGTCCGGAAAGTCATCCTCGAGCACAACCATGACTTAGTGGCTAGGTGTATGGTACACTTGATTCCAAAGTTCCGTCGGGTTTCAGGTGCGGCAAAGGATCAGCTAGATGGTATGCAAAGTTATGGGCTACCTACGTCAAAGATACTCGGGTACATGGCAGGGATTGCGGGGGGGTATTCACTATTGGGTTTCACAAAGAAGGATGCTTATAACTACCTTGACCGGACTAAGCGCGCAAGGATTGCAGATGGGGATGCAAATTCTGCCATTGTCTATTTGGAGGGAAAGGCTTCTGTGGACCCCATGGCAATGGCGAGGTATAACTGA
- the LOC112703201 gene encoding uncharacterized protein isoform X1, with protein sequence MKMGDQKDGICEAPRSTEVPPNFASVEASVLDEIVREKKNTHEEDGSAPEDRIMAVFNKIHELLMDNDRDVRKVMESQGKQIKGLLELAAENCKVIALLWEDYAARCKGEAMVADVEMKKQRSVGCSSTRRGNVTYASSTKQRTRKKGDQPTREVEAVIRNAESILRNIRGEFEDPVKSSKCSAKGKKHARTSKVVYKKGTPRQPLNVVKRKLDYWSGDDGVGGLGSNKIQQEVLKSPEHVDVVVPGFVELCELPLWLDLSFYPPTGMNLSTLELVVVAYVFAPDLDKKEILVPNDHCLGDRKAFWTLRPGKEVVDDVLNLVATMLTDQRTENTWWLPTTFSQIALNPTTYCKESLEYVERRYMGPVDDITKIYIPMYTEGHWYLMVVDMCNQNLIYLDSLKDDKFYDQRVGQMQFVALFLHTMLRGRRFYKKKN encoded by the exons ATGAAAATGGGTGATCAAAAGGATGGCATATGTGAAGCTCCAAGATCAACGGAAGTTCCTCCAAACTTTGCATCGGTGGAGGCATCTGTATTGGACGAGATTGTGAG GGAGAAGAAGAATACACATGAAGAGGATGGATCTGCTCCGGAGGACAGGATCATGGCTGTGTTCAACAAGATACATGAG CTGTTGATGGACAACGATCGAGATGTGCGGAAAGTGATGGAGTCTCAAGGAAAGCAGATAAAAGGATTGTTGGAGCTTGCGGCAGAGAACTGCAAAGTCATCGCCTTGTTGTGGGAAGACTACGCGGCGAGGTGCAAAGGAGAAGCTATGGTTGCTGATGTTGAGATGAAGAAGCAACGTTCTGTGGGTTGTTCAAGTACACGAAGGGGTAATGTCACTTATGCGAGTTCCACAAAACAGAGGACGAGAAAAAAAGGGGATCAGCCAACTAGAGAGGTCGAAGCTGTTATCAGAAATGCTGAATCCATTTTAAGAAACATCAGAGGGGAGTTTGAAGACCCTGTGAAGTCAAGTAAGTGCTCGGCAAAAGGAAAAAAGCATGCCAGAACATCCAAGGTCGTGTACAAGAAGGGGACACCAAGGCAACCTTTGAATGTGGTTAAG CGAAAACTTGATTACTGGTCAGGGGACGATGGTGTGGGTGGTTTGGGCTCAAACAAAATCCAACAGGAAGTCCTAAAGTCACCTGAGCATGTTGATGTTGTGGTGCCTGGTTTCGTTGAGCTATGTGAGCTGCCGCTTTGGTTAGATCTTTCGTTCTATCCACCTACCGGAATGAACTTGTCAACTTTAGAGTTGGTGGTCGTGGCTTATGTCTTCGCGCCTGATCTAGATAAGAA AGAGATATTGGTGCCCAATGATCACTGTCTTGGAGACAGGAAAGCATTCTGGACGCTTCGACCAGGGAAGGAAGTCGTCGACGAT GTGCTAAACTTGGTTGCGACCATGTTGACAGATCAGCGGACAGAGAATACTTGGTGGCTTCCGACGACTTTCTCG CAAATAGCTCTCAACCCAACAACCTATTGCAAGGAGTCGTTGGAGTACGTTGAACGCCGCTACATGGGTCCGGTTGACGACATAACTAAG ATATACATACCAATGTACACGGAGGGGCATTGGTACTTAATGGTAGTAGACATGtgcaatcaaaatttaatttatctggACTCTCTCAAGGATGACAAGTTTTACGACCAAAGGGTCGGCCAGATGCAATTTGTG GCTCTCTTTTTGCATACAATGCTTAGGGGGAGgaggttttataaaaaaaaaaactag
- the LOC140173151 gene encoding uncharacterized protein translates to MTTPSSNSRKMGSIVKWFHQKQKGGSGNNMSVRKKDKARLESCRVHSAVCIAGLASALAAVAAAQQNSNNGSSNSKLSLALASAMELVASHCVEMAEAAGADHGRLASAVKSAVDIQTHGDLITLTAAAATALRGEAALRARLPKETTRNASISPYDKRVPQSHSHWFAPFDDQMLEHHPPCVGELLQLTRKE, encoded by the exons ATGACAACCCCTTCATCAAATAGCAGAAAAATGGGAAGCATTGTAAAATGGTTTCATCAGAAGCAGAAGGGTGGAAGTGGTAACAACATGAGTGTAAGGAAGAAAGACAAGGCCCGGCTGGAATCGTGTCGAGTCCATTCTGCTGTGTGTATTGCAGGGCTGGCTTCAGCCTTGGCTGCTGTGGCTGCAGCGCAACAGAACTCTAACAATGGCTCGTCTAATTCGAAGCTGAGCCTAGCCCTGGCTTCAGCCATGGAGCTGGTTGCGTCGCATTGCGTTGAAATGGCTGAAGCGGCTGGAGCTGATCATGGCCGTCTGGCTTCTGCTGTGAAGTCTGCTGTTGATATTCAAACCCATGGAGATCTCATCACACTAACCGCCGCTGCTGCAACAG CTTTGAGAGGAGAAGCAGCACTAAGGGCAAGATTACCAAAAGAAACAACGAGGAATGCATCAATAAGTCCCTATGATAAGCGAGTGCCACAATCTCATTCTCATTGGTTTGCACCTTTTGACGACCAAATGTTGGAACATCATCCACCGTGTGTGGGAGAATTGTTGCAACTCACACGAAAAG AATGA
- the LOC140172919 gene encoding protein FAR1-RELATED SEQUENCE 5-like isoform X2 gives MLANLFWADGMSRVDYQHFGDVIAFDSTYKKNKYRRPLVIFSGANNHKQTTIFGFGLVLDETIASYKWMLENLVEVMCNKLPSVVVMDGDDAIIAAVTEVFPSATHRLCAWHLQKNVTSNGNEQMFRDLFSRWLYADMSIHDFEAEWAEAADEYELHDKLWAMQMYEKRKMWANAYLGDKFCAGFRTTSRCEGINSHVKKFLSSKHTILELVQNLELVLREYRNNEMVAQFNSIYNVPVMTTCLDPIEKCAAIVYTRTMFTNVKKEIDAVGALNFVSKRRVSTTVVYTMEEYGNPGKAVVTLIDMNTTKMECTCYFCAREGIPCRHMFFVMKHEHLKTIPHRLILKRWRKDAKAVEDYTENKDVADDRGFLLLHGALHAAAQWLLFLGAQSHDLFNVAMRGIRRMCVDMEGLCGDGYDQTKTDAELGVRDPAVVRTKGAPSTRGVRGKKRRCTTCRRTGHTKRRCAEGLKKASVKLHDMEEDADVIPHKDKVAKGRTAKVDGEEGKATIVSLIASLEQRKVRRLRPSRASRMETGPLTC, from the exons ATGTTGGCCAACCTGTTTTGGGCCGATGGAATGAGCAGAGTTGATTACCAACACTTTGGTGATGTCATTGCGTTCGATTCGACGTACAAAAAGAACAAGTACAGGAGACCGCTTGTAATATTCTCAGGTGCAAACAACCACAAACAGACGACTATCTTTGGGTTCGGGTTAGTGTTGGACGAAACGATTGCTTCGTACAAGTGGATGCTAGAGAATCTCGTTGAGGTGATGTGTAATAAATTGCCATCTGTTGTTGTCATGGATGGCGATGATGCCATTATTGCCGCAGTCACAGAAGTTTTTCCTAGTGCAACCCACCGCCTATGTGCTTGGCATCTACAAAAGAATGTTACATCTAACGGGAACGAGCAGATGTTCAGGGACTTGTTTTCAAGGTGGCTGTATGCAGATATGTCGATACATGACTTTGAAGCGGAATGGGCTGAAGCAGCGGATGAATACGAGTTGCATGATAAGTTGTGGGCAATGCAGATGTACGAAAAGAGAAAGATGTGGGCGAATGCATACCTTGGGGACAAGTTCTGTGCTGGGTTTCGTACCACATCGCGATGTGAGGGTATAAATTCCCATGTGAAGAAATTCCTTAGCTCGAAGCACACTATACTGGAGCTTGTACAAAACCTTGAGCTAGTCCTTCGTGAATATCGGAACAATGAGATGGTTGCACAATTCAACTCCATTTACAACGTCCCTGTTATGACGACGTGCCTTGATCCAATCGAAAAATGTGCTGCCATTGTATATACGCGGACCATGTTCACCAACGTGAAAAAGGAGATAGATGCGGTTGGAGCTCTAAACTTTGTTAGTAAGCGAAGGGTGTCGACGACAGTAGTGTACACAATGGAGGAGTATGGTAATCCAGGGAAGGCAGTGGTTACTTTGATCGACATGAACACGACAAAGATGGAGTGTACATGTTACTTTTGTGCTAGAGAGGGGATACCTTGTCGACATATGTTTTTTGTGATGAAGCATGAGCACTTGAAGACAATTCCTCATCGGTTAATTTTGAAACGATGGCGTAAGGACGCCAAGGCCGTTGAAGACTACACGGAGAACAAGGATGTAGCCGATGATCGGGGATTCTTGCTTCTGCATGGTGCGTTACATGCGGCAGCTCAATGGTTGTTGTTTCTTGGTGCGCAAAGCCATGACCTTTTTAATGTAGCGATGAGGGGAATTCGTCGCATGTGTGTTGACATGGAGGGATTGTGCGGGGATGGCTATGATCAGACCAAGACAGATGCTGAACTAGGTGTGCGTGATCCAGCTGTCGTGCGGACGAAAGGGGCTCCTAGTACCCGGGGGGTAAGGGGTAAAAAAAGAAGATGCACGACTTGCAGGCGGACTGGACACACCAAGCGAAGGTGCGCAGAAGGGTTAAAAAAGGCGTCTGTAAAGCTGCATGACATGGAAGAGGATGCTGATGTGATACCACACAAAGACAAG GTAGCAAAGGGTAGAACTGCCAAGGTGGATGGGGAGGAAGGCAAAGCGACCATTGTGAGTTTGATTGCGTCATTGGAACAGCGCAAAGTGAGACGGTTAAGGCCAAGCCGTGCAAGCCGGATGGAAACTGGGCCACTGACGTGCTGA
- the LOC112703201 gene encoding uncharacterized protein isoform X2, whose amino-acid sequence MKMGDQKDGICEAPRSTEVPPNFASVEASVLDEIVREKKNTHEEDGSAPEDRIMAVFNKIHELLMDNDRDVRKVMESQGKQIKGLLELAAENCKVIALLWEDYAARCKGEAMVADVEMKKQRSVGCSSTRRGNVTYASSTKQRTRKKGDQPTREVEAVIRNAESILRNIRGEFEDPVKSSKCSAKGKKHARTSKVVYKKGTPRQPLNVVKRKLDYWSGDDGVGGLGSNKIQQEVLKSPEHVDVVVPGFVELCELPLWLDLSFYPPTGMNLSTLELVVVAYVFAPDLDKKEILVPNDHCLGDRKAFWTLRPGKEVVDDVLNLVATMLTDQRTENTWWLPTTFSQIALNPTTYCKESLEYVERRYMGPVDDITKALFLHTMLRGRRFYKKKN is encoded by the exons ATGAAAATGGGTGATCAAAAGGATGGCATATGTGAAGCTCCAAGATCAACGGAAGTTCCTCCAAACTTTGCATCGGTGGAGGCATCTGTATTGGACGAGATTGTGAG GGAGAAGAAGAATACACATGAAGAGGATGGATCTGCTCCGGAGGACAGGATCATGGCTGTGTTCAACAAGATACATGAG CTGTTGATGGACAACGATCGAGATGTGCGGAAAGTGATGGAGTCTCAAGGAAAGCAGATAAAAGGATTGTTGGAGCTTGCGGCAGAGAACTGCAAAGTCATCGCCTTGTTGTGGGAAGACTACGCGGCGAGGTGCAAAGGAGAAGCTATGGTTGCTGATGTTGAGATGAAGAAGCAACGTTCTGTGGGTTGTTCAAGTACACGAAGGGGTAATGTCACTTATGCGAGTTCCACAAAACAGAGGACGAGAAAAAAAGGGGATCAGCCAACTAGAGAGGTCGAAGCTGTTATCAGAAATGCTGAATCCATTTTAAGAAACATCAGAGGGGAGTTTGAAGACCCTGTGAAGTCAAGTAAGTGCTCGGCAAAAGGAAAAAAGCATGCCAGAACATCCAAGGTCGTGTACAAGAAGGGGACACCAAGGCAACCTTTGAATGTGGTTAAG CGAAAACTTGATTACTGGTCAGGGGACGATGGTGTGGGTGGTTTGGGCTCAAACAAAATCCAACAGGAAGTCCTAAAGTCACCTGAGCATGTTGATGTTGTGGTGCCTGGTTTCGTTGAGCTATGTGAGCTGCCGCTTTGGTTAGATCTTTCGTTCTATCCACCTACCGGAATGAACTTGTCAACTTTAGAGTTGGTGGTCGTGGCTTATGTCTTCGCGCCTGATCTAGATAAGAA AGAGATATTGGTGCCCAATGATCACTGTCTTGGAGACAGGAAAGCATTCTGGACGCTTCGACCAGGGAAGGAAGTCGTCGACGAT GTGCTAAACTTGGTTGCGACCATGTTGACAGATCAGCGGACAGAGAATACTTGGTGGCTTCCGACGACTTTCTCG CAAATAGCTCTCAACCCAACAACCTATTGCAAGGAGTCGTTGGAGTACGTTGAACGCCGCTACATGGGTCCGGTTGACGACATAACTAAG GCTCTCTTTTTGCATACAATGCTTAGGGGGAGgaggttttataaaaaaaaaaactag
- the LOC140172919 gene encoding protein FAR1-RELATED SEQUENCE 5-like isoform X1: protein MLANLFWADGMSRVDYQHFGDVIAFDSTYKKNKYRRPLVIFSGANNHKQTTIFGFGLVLDETIASYKWMLENLVEVMCNKLPSVVVMDGDDAIIAAVTEVFPSATHRLCAWHLQKNVTSNGNEQMFRDLFSRWLYADMSIHDFEAEWAEAADEYELHDKLWAMQMYEKRKMWANAYLGDKFCAGFRTTSRCEGINSHVKKFLSSKHTILELVQNLELVLREYRNNEMVAQFNSIYNVPVMTTCLDPIEKCAAIVYTRTMFTNVKKEIDAVGALNFVSKRRVSTTVVYTMEEYGNPGKAVVTLIDMNTTKMECTCYFCAREGIPCRHMFFVMKHEHLKTIPHRLILKRWRKDAKAVEDYTENKDVADDRGFLLLHGALHAAAQWLLFLGAQSHDLFNVAMRGIRRMCVDMEGLCGDGYDQTKTDAELGVRDPAVVRTKGAPSTRGVRGKKRRCTTCRRTGHTKRRCAEGLKKASVKLHDMEEDADVIPHKDKSPKLNQVAKGRTAKVDGEEGKATIVSLIASLEQRKVRRLRPSRASRMETGPLTC from the exons ATGTTGGCCAACCTGTTTTGGGCCGATGGAATGAGCAGAGTTGATTACCAACACTTTGGTGATGTCATTGCGTTCGATTCGACGTACAAAAAGAACAAGTACAGGAGACCGCTTGTAATATTCTCAGGTGCAAACAACCACAAACAGACGACTATCTTTGGGTTCGGGTTAGTGTTGGACGAAACGATTGCTTCGTACAAGTGGATGCTAGAGAATCTCGTTGAGGTGATGTGTAATAAATTGCCATCTGTTGTTGTCATGGATGGCGATGATGCCATTATTGCCGCAGTCACAGAAGTTTTTCCTAGTGCAACCCACCGCCTATGTGCTTGGCATCTACAAAAGAATGTTACATCTAACGGGAACGAGCAGATGTTCAGGGACTTGTTTTCAAGGTGGCTGTATGCAGATATGTCGATACATGACTTTGAAGCGGAATGGGCTGAAGCAGCGGATGAATACGAGTTGCATGATAAGTTGTGGGCAATGCAGATGTACGAAAAGAGAAAGATGTGGGCGAATGCATACCTTGGGGACAAGTTCTGTGCTGGGTTTCGTACCACATCGCGATGTGAGGGTATAAATTCCCATGTGAAGAAATTCCTTAGCTCGAAGCACACTATACTGGAGCTTGTACAAAACCTTGAGCTAGTCCTTCGTGAATATCGGAACAATGAGATGGTTGCACAATTCAACTCCATTTACAACGTCCCTGTTATGACGACGTGCCTTGATCCAATCGAAAAATGTGCTGCCATTGTATATACGCGGACCATGTTCACCAACGTGAAAAAGGAGATAGATGCGGTTGGAGCTCTAAACTTTGTTAGTAAGCGAAGGGTGTCGACGACAGTAGTGTACACAATGGAGGAGTATGGTAATCCAGGGAAGGCAGTGGTTACTTTGATCGACATGAACACGACAAAGATGGAGTGTACATGTTACTTTTGTGCTAGAGAGGGGATACCTTGTCGACATATGTTTTTTGTGATGAAGCATGAGCACTTGAAGACAATTCCTCATCGGTTAATTTTGAAACGATGGCGTAAGGACGCCAAGGCCGTTGAAGACTACACGGAGAACAAGGATGTAGCCGATGATCGGGGATTCTTGCTTCTGCATGGTGCGTTACATGCGGCAGCTCAATGGTTGTTGTTTCTTGGTGCGCAAAGCCATGACCTTTTTAATGTAGCGATGAGGGGAATTCGTCGCATGTGTGTTGACATGGAGGGATTGTGCGGGGATGGCTATGATCAGACCAAGACAGATGCTGAACTAGGTGTGCGTGATCCAGCTGTCGTGCGGACGAAAGGGGCTCCTAGTACCCGGGGGGTAAGGGGTAAAAAAAGAAGATGCACGACTTGCAGGCGGACTGGACACACCAAGCGAAGGTGCGCAGAAGGGTTAAAAAAGGCGTCTGTAAAGCTGCATGACATGGAAGAGGATGCTGATGTGATACCACACAAAGACAAG TCCCCAAAATTGAACCAGGTAGCAAAGGGTAGAACTGCCAAGGTGGATGGGGAGGAAGGCAAAGCGACCATTGTGAGTTTGATTGCGTCATTGGAACAGCGCAAAGTGAGACGGTTAAGGCCAAGCCGTGCAAGCCGGATGGAAACTGGGCCACTGACGTGCTGA